From one Flavobacterium kingsejongi genomic stretch:
- a CDS encoding K(+)-transporting ATPase subunit C: MKTNFLSGLKLTVLCILFLSGTYTLFIWGMAQFAPNQGKGITIESNGVKFYKNIGQSFTEAKYFNSRPSAVDYNAAGSGGSNKGPSNPEYLATVQQRIDTFLILNPGTARKDIPADLVTASGSGLDPNISVAAAKIQVSRIAKIRNITETQLQNLIAVNTEKPVLMVFGPEKINVLQLNIALDNLK, translated from the coding sequence ATGAAAACAAATTTTCTATCAGGCTTAAAGCTAACCGTATTGTGCATCTTGTTTTTGTCAGGAACCTATACACTATTCATCTGGGGAATGGCACAATTCGCACCCAACCAGGGAAAAGGCATTACCATTGAAAGTAATGGCGTGAAATTCTATAAAAATATCGGGCAATCATTTACCGAGGCAAAATATTTCAATTCCCGCCCTTCTGCAGTGGATTATAATGCTGCGGGATCCGGAGGTAGCAACAAAGGACCATCGAATCCCGAATATCTGGCGACAGTACAACAACGTATCGATACCTTTCTGATCCTGAATCCGGGTACTGCCCGCAAAGATATCCCTGCCGATCTGGTTACCGCCAGTGGCAGCGGCCTCGATCCTAATATTTCTGTTGCTGCCGCTAAAATCCAGGTAAGCCGTATTGCTAAAATCCGGAATATCACGGAAACCCAACTGCAAAACCTGATCGCTGTTAATACCGAAAAACCCGTCTTAATGGTCTTTGGTCCGGAAAAAATAAATGTATTACAACTTAATATCGCTTTAGATAATTTAAAATAG
- a CDS encoding oxidoreductase, which translates to MEKVVLITGVSSGIGRATALRLAGKGYTVYGAARRADTMRGLEGTGIRLITMDITDEASIEAGITTIINTEKRIDILVNNAGYGSFGALEDVPMSEARYQFEVNVFGMARLIQLVLPYMREQGSGKIINISSIAGKLGQPHGAWYHATKYAVEGLSDSLRMELRQFKIPVVLIEPGAIQTEWNGIARDKLLQVSGHTAYKNSVQKHYKMFEKADLSFSSPPDVIAAVIERAVLGQNPKTRYVAGSGAHVLLFLHSILPDKWFDKLVLSQLK; encoded by the coding sequence ATGGAAAAAGTAGTTTTAATTACCGGGGTTTCTTCCGGTATCGGTAGGGCGACAGCACTTCGGTTAGCCGGAAAGGGATATACGGTGTATGGTGCCGCAAGGCGGGCCGATACGATGCGTGGACTGGAAGGAACCGGAATACGTCTTATAACAATGGATATTACTGATGAGGCTTCGATAGAAGCAGGTATTACCACAATTATCAATACCGAAAAGCGTATTGACATATTGGTGAACAATGCGGGATACGGTTCTTTTGGCGCACTGGAAGATGTACCAATGTCCGAAGCCCGGTACCAGTTTGAAGTCAATGTTTTTGGTATGGCACGGTTGATACAGTTGGTTTTGCCCTACATGCGGGAACAGGGGAGTGGAAAGATCATCAACATATCCTCTATAGCCGGGAAACTCGGGCAGCCACATGGTGCCTGGTACCATGCTACAAAATATGCAGTGGAAGGGTTGAGCGACAGCCTTCGCATGGAGTTACGCCAGTTTAAGATTCCTGTGGTCCTTATCGAACCCGGTGCCATACAAACTGAATGGAATGGTATTGCCCGCGACAAACTGTTACAGGTTTCCGGACATACTGCTTATAAAAACAGTGTACAAAAGCACTATAAAATGTTTGAAAAAGCCGATCTGTCTTTCAGTTCACCTCCGGACGTGATTGCAGCCGTCATTGAAAGGGCAGTACTTGGCCAAAATCCCAAAACCCGTTACGTGGCAGGTTCCGGCGCACATGTCCTGTTATTCCTGCACAGCATCTTACCCGACAAGTGGTTCGATAAATTAGTTTTAAGCCAGTTAAAATGA
- the kdpB gene encoding potassium-transporting ATPase subunit KdpB translates to MKTQNKSLFQKELLWEALQHSFVKLNPVSLSKNPIMFTVEIGTVIMLGVCLWIATGEQSQGSFAYNFTVFIVLFLTLLFANFAEAIAEARGKAQADSLRKTREETPARKIVPMGELYVNEIQIVPSSTLVKGDMFICEAGDTIPTDGEIVEGLATIDESAITGESAPVIRESGGDKSSVTGGTKVLSDKIKVMVTTEPGESFLDKMIALVEGASRQKTPNEIALTILLAGFTLVFIIVCVTLKPFADYANIPITIAAFISLFICLIPTTIGGLLSAIGIAGMDRALRANVITKSGKAVETAGDIDVLLLDKTGTITIGNRKATHFYPAPGISENDFIKACLLSSMADETPEGKSIIELGEKKDTQGVLKTTLATYAGQNLQTIKFSAETRSSGVNLPDGTVIRKGAFDAIRNLSVQAGHNFPEESAQHVTAISSNGGTPLVVAVNEKVVGVIELQDIIKPGIQERFERLRKMGVKTVMVTGDNPLTAKFIAEKAGVDDFIAEAKPEDKMNYIKNEQLSGKLVAMMGDGTNDAPALAQADVGVAMNSGTQAAKEAGNMVDLDNDPTKLIEIVEIGKQLLMTRGTLTTFSIANDVAKYFAIIPALFITAIPALQALNIMRLHSPESAILSAVIFNAIVIPFLIPLALKGVTYKPIGASALLRRNLLLYGLGGIIVPFIGIKIIDLIVTLFL, encoded by the coding sequence ATGAAAACTCAAAATAAATCATTGTTTCAGAAAGAACTGCTGTGGGAAGCCCTGCAACACTCTTTCGTGAAACTCAATCCGGTATCGCTTTCGAAAAACCCGATTATGTTTACGGTCGAAATCGGTACGGTGATCATGCTGGGCGTATGCCTCTGGATTGCAACCGGAGAACAGTCACAGGGCAGTTTTGCCTACAATTTCACCGTCTTTATTGTATTATTCCTGACGTTGCTATTCGCCAATTTTGCGGAAGCCATTGCGGAAGCCCGTGGAAAAGCCCAGGCAGACAGCCTACGCAAAACACGGGAAGAAACGCCTGCACGCAAAATAGTCCCGATGGGCGAATTGTATGTCAATGAAATCCAGATTGTACCTTCTTCCACTTTGGTGAAAGGCGATATGTTCATCTGTGAAGCCGGAGATACCATCCCTACTGACGGTGAAATCGTGGAAGGGCTTGCCACCATCGATGAAAGTGCTATCACCGGAGAAAGTGCTCCCGTAATCCGCGAATCAGGAGGGGATAAAAGTTCCGTTACCGGAGGAACGAAAGTACTATCCGATAAAATCAAGGTGATGGTAACCACAGAGCCAGGCGAAAGCTTTCTCGACAAAATGATTGCCTTGGTAGAAGGAGCTTCCCGCCAGAAAACACCGAATGAAATTGCCTTAACCATATTACTGGCAGGATTTACATTGGTTTTTATCATTGTGTGTGTGACCTTAAAACCTTTTGCCGATTATGCTAATATCCCAATCACTATCGCCGCTTTTATCTCCCTGTTTATCTGCCTGATTCCTACCACAATTGGGGGATTATTATCGGCCATCGGTATTGCGGGAATGGATCGGGCACTGCGTGCGAATGTGATTACAAAATCAGGAAAAGCCGTAGAAACTGCCGGAGATATTGACGTCCTTCTATTAGATAAAACCGGTACGATTACCATTGGAAACAGAAAAGCCACTCATTTTTATCCGGCACCCGGCATCTCCGAAAATGATTTCATCAAAGCCTGCCTGCTATCTTCTATGGCTGATGAGACTCCCGAAGGAAAATCCATCATCGAACTGGGTGAAAAAAAGGACACACAGGGTGTGCTAAAAACGACATTGGCAACGTATGCCGGCCAAAACCTGCAGACGATAAAGTTTTCAGCAGAAACCCGCAGCAGTGGTGTTAACTTACCCGATGGTACGGTCATTCGTAAAGGGGCTTTTGATGCGATCCGCAACCTGAGCGTTCAGGCGGGACATAACTTCCCGGAAGAAAGTGCCCAGCATGTAACTGCTATTTCCAGCAATGGTGGTACGCCATTAGTCGTCGCCGTAAATGAAAAAGTGGTGGGTGTGATCGAACTGCAGGATATTATCAAACCGGGGATTCAGGAACGCTTTGAGCGCCTGCGCAAAATGGGGGTTAAAACAGTAATGGTCACCGGTGATAATCCGCTTACCGCAAAATTCATTGCTGAAAAAGCCGGTGTTGATGATTTTATTGCCGAAGCCAAACCGGAAGATAAGATGAATTACATCAAGAACGAACAATTATCCGGTAAGCTGGTGGCGATGATGGGTGATGGTACTAATGATGCTCCTGCCCTTGCACAAGCCGATGTGGGCGTAGCCATGAACAGTGGAACACAGGCAGCCAAAGAAGCCGGGAACATGGTAGACCTTGACAATGATCCTACCAAACTGATTGAGATCGTAGAAATCGGGAAACAGTTGCTGATGACCCGCGGTACATTAACTACCTTTAGTATTGCCAATGACGTTGCGAAATATTTTGCCATCATCCCGGCTTTATTTATCACCGCGATCCCTGCCCTACAGGCACTGAATATCATGAGGCTTCATAGTCCCGAGAGTGCTATATTATCGGCAGTAATCTTCAATGCGATTGTCATTCCGTTCCTGATTCCACTGGCTTTAAAAGGAGTAACCTATAAACCTATCGGGGCTTCAGCATTGCTAAGGAGGAACCTGTTGCTATATGGATTGGGCGGCATTATAGTCCCATTCATCGGAATTAAAATTATTGATCTCATCGTAACCCTATTTCTTTAA
- a CDS encoding sigma-54-dependent transcriptional regulator: MKKILIIDDEEKLRALTARIIGLEGFEVLQAGDCKSGLKKMEQQDIAVVLCDVKLPDGSGVDLTATIRQQYPQTEVILLTAYGNIPDGVQAIKNGAFDYIVKGDDNNKIIPLLHRAIEKGSLTQRIAQLEAQLDTKFSFEGVIGTSKRLLEVIDLAKKVAVTDTTVLLTGETGTGKEVFAQAIHQSGNRKQRNFVAINCSAFSHDLLESEMFGHTAGAFTGATKDKKGLFEEADNGTIFLDEVGEMALDLQAKLLRVIENGEFLKVGESKVTKVNVRIITATNRNLAREIEAGHFRQDLYYRLSVFQIQLPALRERVTDIELLAKHFLKFFALKTNKKIKSLSDDFLQLLKLHPWPGNIRELKNVLERSVILETENSLTTDSLPTEIRQLRPDGTDNSTAGTLSAFSLASAEKIHIQKVINYTNGNKTETAKLLNIALTTLYRKLEEYKIS; this comes from the coding sequence TTGAAAAAGATCCTTATCATTGACGACGAAGAAAAGCTGCGTGCCCTTACTGCGCGAATAATTGGCCTTGAAGGATTTGAAGTCCTACAGGCTGGCGATTGCAAATCAGGACTTAAAAAAATGGAGCAACAGGACATTGCGGTAGTACTCTGTGATGTCAAATTACCCGATGGCAGTGGCGTAGATCTCACGGCAACCATACGGCAGCAGTACCCGCAAACCGAAGTTATACTGCTCACCGCTTATGGTAATATTCCTGATGGTGTGCAGGCTATAAAAAACGGTGCTTTTGATTATATCGTAAAAGGGGATGATAACAATAAAATTATTCCACTACTCCACCGCGCTATCGAAAAAGGAAGCCTTACCCAGCGTATTGCCCAACTTGAAGCCCAGTTGGATACCAAGTTTTCTTTTGAAGGTGTCATCGGTACGTCCAAAAGATTACTGGAAGTCATTGACCTGGCAAAAAAAGTGGCGGTTACCGATACTACTGTCCTTTTAACCGGCGAAACAGGAACGGGAAAGGAAGTTTTTGCCCAGGCGATCCACCAATCCGGCAATCGGAAACAGCGCAATTTTGTCGCAATCAACTGCTCTGCTTTTAGCCATGACCTTTTGGAAAGTGAAATGTTCGGCCATACTGCCGGAGCTTTTACGGGAGCTACAAAAGATAAGAAAGGATTGTTTGAAGAAGCCGATAATGGGACTATCTTCCTAGATGAAGTAGGCGAAATGGCACTGGACCTGCAGGCCAAATTGCTGCGGGTGATTGAAAACGGGGAATTCCTGAAAGTAGGTGAAAGCAAAGTCACCAAAGTCAATGTACGAATTATAACGGCGACCAACCGGAATCTGGCACGTGAAATTGAAGCCGGGCATTTCCGCCAGGATTTATATTACCGCCTTTCGGTATTTCAGATCCAGCTCCCGGCATTGCGGGAACGCGTTACCGATATTGAACTGCTGGCAAAACATTTCCTGAAATTTTTCGCGTTAAAAACCAATAAGAAAATAAAAAGCCTTTCCGATGATTTCCTGCAACTTTTAAAATTACATCCCTGGCCGGGAAATATCCGCGAACTTAAAAATGTACTGGAGCGCAGTGTCATCTTAGAAACTGAAAATAGCTTAACGACTGACAGCCTTCCTACAGAAATCAGGCAATTACGCCCTGATGGCACTGACAATAGTACTGCCGGGACACTCTCTGCCTTTTCATTAGCTTCGGCAGAGAAAATCCACATCCAGAAAGTGATTAATTATACCAACGGCAACAAAACGGAAACTGCAAAGCTGCTTAACATCGCACTGACGACATTGTACCGCAAGCTGGAGGAATATAAAATCAGCTGA
- a CDS encoding four helix bundle protein: MKPHKNLLCWRKSFDLVKVIYTTTANFPENERYGLVSQMRRAAVSIPANIAEGAARRNPKEFRQFLYIALGSMSELDTLLLLSADLGFITTETILPLIETLEDIGKLIYGLIKKLDLT, from the coding sequence ATGAAGCCACATAAGAATTTACTATGTTGGAGGAAGAGTTTTGATCTTGTTAAAGTCATATATACTACCACTGCTAATTTCCCTGAAAATGAAAGATATGGTCTTGTATCACAAATGCGACGTGCAGCGGTATCTATACCTGCCAATATTGCTGAAGGTGCCGCAAGGCGAAATCCAAAAGAGTTCCGGCAATTTTTGTATATCGCATTGGGCTCTATGTCCGAATTGGATACTTTGCTATTATTGTCAGCTGATTTAGGATTTATAACTACCGAGACAATACTACCACTCATTGAAACACTTGAAGACATTGGAAAATTGATTTATGGTTTGATAAAAAAACTGGATCTCACATGA
- a CDS encoding potassium-transporting ATPase subunit F, which translates to MLLLFFIALAVFAYICYVLIKPEKF; encoded by the coding sequence ATGCTACTACTCTTTTTTATAGCCCTTGCGGTTTTTGCCTACATCTGTTATGTACTGATAAAACCGGAAAAATTTTAA
- a CDS encoding TetR/AcrR family transcriptional regulator — protein sequence MDKQQDIIAAALKLFVEYGFHGTPTSKIAKEAGVANGTLFHYYKTKEDLIVSLYIDIKLKMACHAEAIIATETDFKTRLEKQFVAVLYWAMQHDDEFRYLQQFYSSPFVTKIQSEALLEITAKNCGEFLKAIQSNTIKKMPVDYIMALLTSHTFGLHQYLRTAALNEAKKKKMIQYTFDLLWNMLT from the coding sequence ATGGATAAACAGCAAGATATTATAGCAGCAGCCCTGAAGCTTTTTGTGGAATACGGTTTTCACGGAACGCCTACCAGTAAGATTGCGAAAGAAGCCGGAGTAGCCAATGGTACCTTATTCCATTATTATAAAACCAAAGAAGACCTGATTGTATCGCTGTATATTGATATTAAATTAAAAATGGCATGCCATGCCGAAGCTATTATTGCTACTGAAACTGATTTCAAGACACGGCTGGAAAAACAGTTTGTCGCTGTATTGTACTGGGCAATGCAACATGACGATGAATTTCGGTACCTGCAACAATTTTACAGTTCACCTTTTGTCACCAAAATCCAATCCGAAGCCTTACTGGAGATTACAGCAAAAAACTGCGGGGAATTCCTGAAGGCTATACAATCCAACACCATAAAAAAAATGCCGGTAGATTATATTATGGCACTATTGACGAGCCATACTTTTGGCCTGCATCAATACCTTCGGACAGCGGCTTTAAACGAAGCCAAAAAGAAAAAAATGATCCAGTATACGTTTGATTTATTGTGGAATATGTTAACCTGA
- the kdpA gene encoding potassium-transporting ATPase subunit KdpA produces MNTEITGIVAMFLITVLLSIPLGRYIAKVYSGEKTFLDGLFAPLEKLFFKISGIDSKKEMNWKQHLFALLSLNALWFLIGMVLLLCQASLPLNPDNNPNMSPDLAFNSIISFLVNCDLQHYSGESGVSYLSQLYLMFLQFVSAAIGLAAAAVLFNALRERTTEKLGNFYNYFLKSCTRILLPVSIIVAVILLFNGTPMTFEGKSPMKTLQGDTVEVSTGPVAAFTAIKHVGTNGGGFFGANSAHPFENPTYITNMVEMIAQMVIPFAMVFALGFYLKRRKLSWMIFSVMTIGFFLLVIPTVITEMKANPAITAMGIDTTAGATEGKEVRIGAAASGYWSIATTVISTGSVNSMHDSAMPLSGMNQLLGMMINCFYGGCGVGLLNFYIFIILAVFISGLMVGRTPEFLGKKIEAREMKIAMIIALLHPFLILCGVALSTAFPEQGASTLNNPSFHGFSEILYEYTSSAANNGSGFEGLGDNNPWWNITTGVVLLLSRFLPIIGPIAIAGLLAGKKHIPESAGTLKTDTSTFGLMVFAVIAIIAALSFFPALTLGPIAEYFSLRG; encoded by the coding sequence ATGAATACAGAAATTACGGGTATTGTTGCCATGTTCCTTATCACAGTACTCCTGAGTATTCCATTGGGGCGTTATATCGCAAAAGTATATTCCGGGGAAAAAACATTCCTGGATGGTCTTTTTGCTCCTCTGGAAAAACTATTTTTTAAAATCAGCGGTATTGACAGCAAAAAGGAAATGAACTGGAAGCAGCACCTGTTTGCCTTGCTTTCGCTCAATGCACTTTGGTTCCTTATTGGGATGGTGCTCCTGCTCTGCCAGGCATCCTTACCTCTGAATCCGGATAATAATCCGAATATGTCACCCGATCTCGCCTTTAACAGTATCATATCCTTTTTGGTGAATTGCGATTTACAGCACTATTCCGGAGAATCCGGTGTGAGTTACCTCAGCCAGTTGTACCTGATGTTCCTGCAATTTGTTTCCGCCGCTATCGGCCTGGCAGCTGCAGCAGTATTATTCAACGCCCTCAGGGAGCGTACGACAGAAAAACTCGGGAACTTCTATAACTATTTCCTGAAATCCTGCACCCGAATCCTGCTTCCTGTTTCCATAATTGTGGCTGTAATCTTGCTTTTCAACGGTACACCCATGACTTTTGAAGGCAAAAGCCCTATGAAAACCCTACAGGGTGATACGGTCGAAGTTTCCACAGGTCCTGTTGCTGCTTTTACAGCAATTAAACATGTGGGTACCAATGGTGGTGGTTTCTTTGGAGCCAATTCTGCACATCCATTTGAAAATCCGACTTACATCACCAATATGGTGGAAATGATCGCACAGATGGTTATTCCGTTTGCGATGGTATTTGCCCTGGGCTTTTACCTGAAACGCCGTAAGCTTTCCTGGATGATTTTCAGTGTCATGACCATTGGCTTCTTCCTGCTGGTTATTCCAACGGTCATCACAGAAATGAAAGCCAATCCTGCCATCACCGCAATGGGAATCGATACGACTGCCGGAGCTACCGAAGGTAAGGAAGTACGCATTGGGGCAGCAGCCTCAGGATACTGGAGTATTGCCACTACGGTAATTTCTACGGGTTCTGTCAACTCCATGCACGATAGCGCAATGCCACTATCGGGAATGAACCAGTTGCTCGGGATGATGATTAACTGCTTTTATGGCGGTTGTGGTGTGGGACTGCTCAATTTTTACATCTTTATCATCCTCGCCGTTTTCATCAGCGGACTAATGGTCGGCCGAACTCCCGAATTCCTTGGGAAAAAGATCGAAGCCCGGGAGATGAAAATCGCAATGATCATTGCGCTTTTACATCCTTTCCTGATCCTTTGCGGTGTGGCCTTATCCACAGCTTTTCCAGAACAGGGCGCGAGTACACTCAACAACCCTAGTTTCCATGGATTCAGTGAAATCCTGTACGAATATACCTCTTCCGCAGCCAACAATGGAAGTGGATTTGAAGGCTTGGGTGATAATAATCCGTGGTGGAATATCACTACCGGTGTTGTATTACTGCTTTCCCGTTTTCTACCTATCATAGGGCCAATTGCGATTGCAGGATTATTAGCAGGAAAAAAACACATTCCGGAAAGTGCTGGCACTTTAAAAACAGATACTTCGACTTTCGGACTGATGGTCTTTGCCGTAATTGCCATCATAGCGGCCTTATCGTTTTTCCCAGCCCTTACACTCGGACCTATAGCTGAATATTTTTCTTTACGTGGGTAA
- a CDS encoding MBL fold metallo-hydrolase — MISVIVIGVLAIALFIFLQQPQFGRMPSGKRLERIQQSPNYREGKFQNLSPTPDLAECATYYSVLKEFLFQRSKRIQPVDSLPSVKINLHDLDRNGDLIVWFGHSSYFLQADGKRFLVDPVFSGSVSPLGFTNRSYKGSDVYSVADFPDIDYLLISHDHWDHLDYETVMALKSKVGKVVTGLGTGEHFEYWGYSPDNIIEMDWNEGVTLEPGFVIHATPGRHFSGRSFTRNKAIWVSFVLKTPNLNLFIGGDSGYDHHFKTIGDTYGPFDLAILECGQYDKNWKYIHMMPEEVVQAAAGLKATKFMPVHWAKFSLGLHDWDDSILRVTKAAAASQMPILTPMIGEKVPYTKVRSYTEWWKGLE; from the coding sequence ATGATATCAGTAATTGTAATCGGAGTGCTCGCTATCGCACTGTTTATTTTTTTGCAACAACCTCAATTCGGGCGCATGCCATCCGGGAAACGCCTGGAACGGATCCAGCAATCCCCGAATTACCGCGAGGGTAAATTCCAAAACCTGAGCCCAACGCCTGATCTGGCAGAATGTGCGACCTATTATTCCGTATTAAAGGAATTTTTATTCCAGCGCAGTAAGCGCATCCAGCCTGTGGATAGTCTACCTTCGGTAAAAATCAACTTGCACGATTTGGATCGCAATGGAGACCTGATCGTCTGGTTTGGGCATTCTTCTTATTTTTTACAGGCCGATGGAAAACGGTTTTTAGTGGATCCGGTATTCAGCGGCTCGGTTTCTCCGCTGGGATTTACCAACCGTAGCTATAAGGGAAGTGATGTGTACTCAGTAGCTGATTTCCCGGATATTGATTACCTGCTGATTTCCCACGACCATTGGGATCATCTCGATTACGAAACTGTAATGGCATTGAAATCCAAGGTGGGTAAAGTAGTGACTGGCCTCGGCACAGGGGAGCATTTTGAATATTGGGGTTATAGTCCGGATAACATTATCGAAATGGACTGGAATGAAGGCGTAACGCTGGAACCTGGTTTTGTGATCCATGCTACTCCGGGAAGGCATTTTTCCGGCAGGTCATTCACGCGCAATAAAGCGATCTGGGTTTCCTTTGTCCTGAAAACGCCAAACCTGAACCTGTTTATAGGTGGGGACAGCGGTTACGATCACCACTTTAAAACCATCGGAGATACGTATGGTCCTTTTGACCTTGCCATACTGGAATGTGGACAATATGATAAAAACTGGAAATACATCCACATGATGCCGGAAGAAGTAGTGCAGGCCGCAGCCGGTCTGAAAGCCACGAAATTTATGCCGGTACATTGGGCTAAATTCTCGTTGGGACTTCATGATTGGGATGATTCGATACTACGGGTGACCAAAGCCGCTGCCGCATCACAAATGCCAATACTGACGCCAATGATTGGGGAAAAAGTACCCTATACCAAAGTCAGAAGTTATACAGAATGGTGGAAAGGCCTGGAATAA
- a CDS encoding porin has translation MYLKTFLSTIAAFASYGLQAQTDSLKSVKSPLKISGYVETYYAYDFGQPENNQRPAFLYSHNRHNEVALNLGLIRASYEKDNVRANLSFMAGTYSNANLAAEPGVLKNIYEANAGVRLSPTKNLWVDAGIFASHIGFESAISKDCWTLTRSMLAENSPYYESGAKLSYTSDSGKWFISGLVLNGWQRIQRVDGNKTLGFGHQLTYKPNARVTLNSSSFVGNDKPDNSKQMRYFHNLYGQFLLTDRWGLITGFDIGAEQKSKDSHRYNSWYSPVVIVQYKATPTISLAARAEYYSDKNGVIIATTTPNGFQTYGYSFNFDYAIYDNVVWRIEARNLNSKDQIFTENTRPVKQNCAITTALAISF, from the coding sequence ATGTACTTAAAAACATTCCTCTCCACAATAGCCGCTTTCGCCTCTTATGGCTTACAGGCACAAACCGACAGCCTGAAATCGGTTAAATCACCCCTGAAAATAAGTGGTTATGTTGAAACCTATTATGCGTATGATTTCGGGCAACCGGAAAACAACCAGCGGCCGGCTTTCCTGTATTCCCACAACCGCCATAATGAAGTCGCCCTGAATCTTGGACTGATCCGGGCCAGCTATGAGAAAGACAATGTACGGGCCAACCTCTCTTTTATGGCAGGAACCTATAGCAATGCCAATCTCGCTGCGGAACCTGGAGTATTGAAAAATATTTATGAAGCCAACGCCGGTGTACGCCTGTCCCCTACCAAAAACCTGTGGGTGGATGCCGGAATCTTTGCTTCCCATATCGGTTTTGAAAGTGCAATCAGTAAAGATTGCTGGACACTCACCCGCAGTATGCTGGCTGAAAATTCCCCGTATTACGAAAGCGGCGCCAAGTTGTCCTATACCTCCGATAGTGGAAAATGGTTTATCAGCGGATTGGTTTTAAATGGGTGGCAGCGCATCCAACGGGTTGATGGGAACAAAACCCTGGGTTTCGGCCATCAGCTGACCTATAAGCCCAACGCAAGGGTAACCCTGAACAGCAGTTCGTTTGTCGGAAATGACAAACCTGATAATAGCAAGCAGATGCGTTATTTCCATAACCTCTATGGCCAATTCCTGCTCACAGACCGATGGGGACTCATCACAGGATTTGACATTGGGGCCGAACAAAAAAGTAAAGACAGCCACCGCTATAACAGTTGGTATTCCCCGGTAGTCATTGTACAATATAAAGCCACGCCAACCATCAGCCTTGCAGCCCGTGCGGAATACTATTCGGATAAAAATGGGGTTATTATTGCAACCACCACACCTAACGGATTTCAAACGTATGGGTACTCCTTCAATTTTGATTATGCCATCTATGATAATGTGGTGTGGCGTATTGAAGCACGGAACCTGAACAGTAAAGACCAAATATTC
- a CDS encoding DUF7674 family protein, producing the protein MKTFNDSLIRKMERLANITICSLRSGKLASAKRSLLLAEDLLQRGNLEMKNAITNIYLYTVSGYLELHHYPVSKLLPVTLHSEYVKQVNGSGV; encoded by the coding sequence ATGAAAACATTTAATGACAGCCTGATCCGAAAAATGGAACGATTGGCCAACATTACAATCTGCAGCCTCAGATCGGGAAAATTAGCCAGTGCAAAACGTTCCCTGCTGCTGGCCGAAGATTTATTACAACGGGGGAACCTCGAGATGAAAAATGCCATTACCAATATTTATCTGTATACGGTATCGGGGTACTTAGAATTGCATCACTATCCAGTTTCGAAACTGTTACCCGTGACATTGCACAGCGAATATGTAAAACAGGTAAATGGTTCCGGGGTATGA